From a region of the Paenibacillus lutimineralis genome:
- a CDS encoding ABC transporter permease yields the protein MKPAAIGPEQKINTRSKPRSWFMEIWKHRMTYTLLLPGLIWLFVFAYMPMGGLSLAFKHYKANMGIWGSPWVGLENFKYVFRDPTFIDAIWRTLYVNIIKFLISFPFPILLALLLNELRMGKMKKVFQTVFTFPQFLSWIIVSGIVINVLSYDGLLNSALSMLGLSTINFLGSEKMFLPMLILTDIWKSTGWGAIIFLAAISGIDQDQYESAQIDGASRMQQIFKITLPNILPTVTVMFILNVGGLMSAGFDQIFNLANAATQNVSQVLDVYIYRITFQSSTDFSFSTAVSLFRSLVNMILLLSADRVAKMMGGDGLFR from the coding sequence TTGAAACCTGCTGCCATAGGACCTGAACAAAAAATAAATACGCGTTCAAAACCACGGTCCTGGTTCATGGAAATCTGGAAGCACCGGATGACCTATACGCTGCTCCTACCCGGCTTGATCTGGTTATTTGTATTTGCTTATATGCCGATGGGCGGCTTGTCGCTCGCCTTCAAGCATTACAAAGCCAATATGGGGATCTGGGGAAGCCCATGGGTGGGATTGGAGAATTTTAAATACGTCTTCCGCGACCCTACCTTTATCGATGCGATATGGAGAACGTTATACGTCAACATCATCAAGTTCTTGATTTCGTTTCCTTTTCCGATTCTGCTTGCTCTTCTACTGAATGAGCTGCGGATGGGTAAGATGAAGAAAGTCTTCCAGACGGTATTTACTTTCCCGCAATTCTTGTCATGGATTATTGTGTCCGGGATTGTTATCAATGTTCTATCTTATGACGGTCTGCTGAATAGTGCGCTCTCGATGCTTGGGCTGTCGACGATCAATTTCCTCGGCTCAGAGAAAATGTTCCTGCCGATGCTGATCCTTACAGATATCTGGAAGTCAACAGGATGGGGAGCGATCATCTTCCTGGCGGCGATCTCCGGGATCGATCAGGATCAATATGAATCAGCGCAGATCGATGGCGCCTCACGGATGCAACAAATATTCAAAATTACGCTTCCGAACATTCTGCCAACCGTTACGGTCATGTTCATTCTGAACGTAGGCGGTCTGATGTCAGCCGGCTTCGATCAGATCTTCAACCTGGCGAATGCAGCTACGCAGAACGTATCTCAGGTACTGGACGTGTATATTTACCGGATTACGTTCCAGTCTTCAACGGACTTCTCGTTCTCTACGGCGGTCAGCTTGTTCCGGTCACTGGTCAACATGATTCTGCTGCTGTCTGCGGACCGGGTTGCAAAAATGATGGGTGGAGACGGATTATTCCGTTAG
- a CDS encoding serine hydrolase domain-containing protein → MTLSLTGFVDRVTEQGLNVLSTRVLQHGEFAAQWDLTIDERRIQHSISKSFTCMAVGLAIAEGKLSLHTKLNEFFPQYVIEDANIEPAMRPGDLTLYDLLRMTSGHDNPPLTAPERASLKEKDWVKYYMSLPLDRAPGELFTYSSGDTFIISALIQAATGQTVQEYLTPRLFEPLGIHHAYWETSPLGITLGCAGLVINNEELSRFGQFLLQRGMWEGKQLVPAEWIDFATRKQIDNQGSVDWNQGYGCQFWMCTHDAYRADGAYGQFCIVLSDKDAVIAINSQEDHMQEILDIVWAEILPQL, encoded by the coding sequence ATGACTCTGTCACTTACAGGTTTTGTCGATCGTGTTACTGAGCAAGGATTGAACGTATTGTCCACGCGTGTGCTTCAACATGGAGAGTTCGCTGCACAGTGGGATCTGACCATAGATGAGCGACGTATTCAGCACTCTATCAGCAAATCCTTCACTTGTATGGCGGTAGGACTAGCGATCGCCGAAGGGAAGCTGTCATTACATACGAAGTTGAATGAATTTTTCCCGCAATATGTCATTGAAGACGCTAATATAGAGCCGGCCATGCGCCCTGGCGATCTAACCCTGTATGACCTGCTCCGCATGACTTCTGGACATGACAACCCCCCGCTTACCGCACCGGAGAGGGCTAGTCTTAAGGAGAAGGATTGGGTGAAATACTATATGTCCTTGCCTCTGGACAGAGCTCCAGGGGAGCTGTTCACCTATAGCAGTGGAGATACTTTTATCATCTCGGCATTAATCCAGGCTGCCACAGGACAGACCGTACAGGAATATCTGACCCCTCGCTTGTTCGAGCCGTTGGGGATTCATCATGCATACTGGGAGACCTCCCCGCTCGGCATTACGCTCGGATGTGCTGGATTGGTCATTAACAACGAGGAGCTTAGCCGCTTTGGGCAATTTTTGCTGCAGAGGGGCATGTGGGAGGGCAAGCAGCTAGTGCCTGCGGAGTGGATTGACTTTGCAACGCGCAAGCAGATCGACAACCAGGGTAGCGTAGATTGGAACCAAGGCTACGGATGCCAATTCTGGATGTGTACCCATGACGCCTACCGCGCCGATGGAGCCTATGGTCAGTTCTGCATCGTATTGTCCGATAAGGACGCTGTCATTGCCATCAACAGCCAGGAAGATCATATGCAAGAGATTTTGGATATCGTGTGGGCTGAAATTTTGCCACAATTATAG
- the rlmN gene encoding 23S rRNA (adenine(2503)-C(2))-methyltransferase RlmN, translating into MNNTSIYGFTLEQLGDWLEDHGEKRSRAGFVWDNLYRKRVKSISEMVDVSAPCVELLSDHMTMQTMTEHTRQESKDGTVKFLFKLQDGNLIETVLMRHKFGLSVCVTTQVGCNIGCSFCASGLLKKSRDLSTGEIVEQIMKVQLYLDEAQRGELVSHIVVMGIGEPFDNFDNVVNFLKVMTDHKGLAIGPRHITVSTSGLADKIKEFADLNLRVNLAISLHAPNNELRTRIMKINRGIPIEKLMEAIDYYLERTNQRITIEYILLRDVNDGREQAVELTELLDSRRSYVNVNLIPYNPVDEHSQYQRSDKESVLEFYDELKKQGISCSVRMEHGSDIDAACGQLRSKQMKQQA; encoded by the coding sequence ATGAATAACACATCCATTTATGGATTTACATTAGAACAACTTGGAGATTGGCTCGAGGATCATGGTGAGAAGAGATCAAGAGCTGGGTTCGTCTGGGATAACTTATATCGCAAGCGGGTTAAGAGTATTTCAGAAATGGTGGATGTTTCGGCTCCGTGTGTAGAATTGCTAAGCGACCATATGACAATGCAGACGATGACCGAGCATACTCGCCAAGAGTCTAAGGACGGCACTGTTAAATTTCTGTTCAAATTACAGGACGGCAATCTGATCGAGACGGTGCTGATGAGACATAAATTCGGTCTGTCCGTCTGTGTAACGACCCAGGTGGGCTGCAATATCGGTTGCAGTTTCTGTGCGAGCGGATTGCTGAAGAAAAGCCGGGACTTGTCCACCGGCGAGATTGTCGAACAGATTATGAAGGTTCAGCTCTATCTGGATGAGGCGCAGCGCGGAGAATTGGTTAGCCATATCGTAGTTATGGGGATTGGTGAACCATTCGATAATTTCGACAATGTCGTTAATTTCTTGAAGGTGATGACCGATCATAAGGGACTGGCGATTGGACCAAGACATATTACGGTCTCAACCAGCGGTCTAGCGGACAAAATTAAGGAGTTTGCCGATCTCAACCTGCGTGTCAATCTGGCAATCTCTCTACATGCTCCGAACAATGAACTGCGGACCCGGATCATGAAGATCAATCGCGGCATTCCGATCGAGAAGCTGATGGAAGCCATCGACTATTATCTGGAGCGTACGAATCAGAGGATTACGATCGAGTATATTTTGCTTCGGGATGTGAACGATGGCCGGGAGCAGGCTGTGGAATTGACTGAGCTATTGGACAGTCGCAGATCCTATGTCAATGTGAACTTGATTCCCTACAATCCGGTCGATGAGCACAGCCAGTATCAGCGCAGCGATAAAGAATCCGTGCTTGAGTTCTATGACGAGCTGAAGAAGCAAGGCATTAGCTGCAGCGTCCGGATGGAACATGGCTCCGACATTGATGCCGCTTGTGGACAGCTCAGAAGCAAGCAGATGAAGCAGCAGGCTTAA
- a CDS encoding carbohydrate ABC transporter permease yields the protein MSTKAAKQHKFRVGKMTFLDYFLLVLLTVLSLMIIIPFWNVIMISFATQKEYANNPLLMWPKHPTLDAYRALFQDGRLLGGFLNTFKILLVGLPLSLFLTSTMAYGLSRNKFPGKKGIFFIVLFTMIFNGGIVPLYLVMKSLHLTGSLWSVILVGSFSAFNMILMMNYFQGLPESLMESARLDGAGEWKILFSIVLPLAAPIMATITLFYGVSFWNGWYDAMIFLRKAEQLPLQNVLRTIIVESTTNVSNAASVDALAKSGFSTGMKMASVFISMVPIMCFFPMLQKHFAKGVLTGAIKT from the coding sequence ATGAGTACGAAAGCTGCGAAACAACATAAATTCCGGGTCGGAAAAATGACGTTTTTGGATTATTTTCTGTTGGTCCTGTTAACGGTATTGTCCTTGATGATCATCATTCCTTTCTGGAACGTCATTATGATCTCGTTCGCGACCCAGAAGGAATATGCGAATAATCCGTTGTTGATGTGGCCGAAGCACCCTACGCTGGATGCTTATCGGGCACTATTCCAAGATGGAAGACTTCTCGGGGGCTTCCTGAACACGTTCAAGATTTTGCTCGTTGGCCTGCCGCTCAGCTTGTTCCTGACGAGCACGATGGCCTACGGTCTAAGCCGGAATAAGTTCCCCGGCAAGAAGGGCATCTTCTTCATCGTCCTGTTCACAATGATATTCAACGGTGGGATTGTTCCGCTATACCTGGTTATGAAGTCGCTCCACCTGACTGGATCGCTCTGGTCCGTCATCTTGGTAGGAAGCTTCAGTGCCTTCAATATGATACTGATGATGAACTACTTCCAGGGGCTGCCGGAATCGCTGATGGAATCGGCGAGGCTTGACGGAGCGGGGGAATGGAAGATCCTCTTCTCCATAGTACTGCCACTTGCGGCTCCAATTATGGCGACAATTACATTGTTCTACGGCGTGTCTTTCTGGAACGGATGGTATGATGCGATGATCTTCCTGCGCAAGGCGGAGCAGCTCCCGCTGCAGAACGTCCTGCGAACAATCATTGTAGAATCTACCACGAACGTATCCAACGCTGCCAGTGTGGATGCCTTGGCCAAATCGGGCTTCTCCACAGGCATGAAGATGGCCTCAGTCTTTATATCGATGGTGCCAATTATGTGCTTCTTCCCGATGCTGCAGAAACACTTCGCCAAAGGGGTGTTAACAGGGGCAATCAAGACCTGA
- a CDS encoding anthrax toxin lethal factor-related metalloendopeptidase yields MEVDEYFIHFFRLGEPCKIYEMNGGIIMKLIRRIPILFLTCLLIVMSFSTPSSYAQGDTGLLQDIVILPQGNYDKLEADKMMNHLALIPAPLLQALKDKQINIKLVTGKITDEPEFSQYKGVTPRGWENTGLTWDDVPGVSSNIVIARIGYSDKGKGHNGQNLELHETLHAIDRLVLGNISSSSKFTDIWKKEADIDYKGDGYVSAYATEYFAETATLYLYSEQTQARLKQDMPLTYQFMKDLFSKYQ; encoded by the coding sequence ATGGAAGTGGATGAATACTTCATTCATTTCTTCCGACTCGGTGAACCATGCAAAATTTATGAGATGAATGGAGGGATTATTATGAAGCTGATCCGACGCATCCCGATCCTATTTCTTACCTGTCTGCTCATCGTTATGAGCTTCTCTACCCCATCAAGCTATGCTCAGGGTGATACTGGCCTGCTTCAAGATATTGTCATATTGCCTCAGGGCAATTACGATAAGCTAGAAGCCGATAAGATGATGAATCACCTGGCATTAATTCCCGCCCCGCTTCTGCAAGCTCTTAAGGATAAACAAATAAATATTAAGCTCGTTACCGGAAAAATCACCGATGAGCCTGAATTCTCGCAATATAAGGGAGTCACCCCACGGGGATGGGAGAATACCGGTCTCACTTGGGACGACGTTCCTGGCGTTAGCTCCAATATCGTTATTGCCAGAATCGGCTACAGCGACAAAGGTAAAGGCCATAACGGGCAAAACCTGGAGCTACATGAGACACTCCACGCCATAGATCGCCTTGTACTGGGCAACATCAGTTCCTCCTCCAAGTTCACGGATATATGGAAGAAAGAAGCTGACATCGACTATAAGGGAGATGGATATGTATCAGCATACGCTACAGAATATTTCGCAGAAACCGCGACGCTGTATTTATATAGTGAACAGACACAAGCTAGGCTTAAGCAGGACATGCCTTTAACCTATCAATTTATGAAGGACTTATTCTCTAAATATCAATAA
- a CDS encoding helix-turn-helix domain-containing protein, which yields MNKSSRPDNPPYYVSSRMQYLRDNFIHPPFDYEHELLEAIRFGNEHRAMEMLHRINELEAAVLAAYPLRSKKNALIASCTLFTRAIIKGGVDPEVAFHLSDTVILEIEKIVDVERLIHFEYEMLVQFVAMIRSEKAELPYSHIVNLAIRYIREHIFEELTLHKIADVLKVHPSYLSDRFKRETGSPLTTFINRRKIEESKHLLIHTNQSISEIAFTFKFCNQSYYTQLFKNFTGMTPRKFRISGAERG from the coding sequence ATGAACAAGTCCTCCCGTCCGGACAATCCGCCGTATTATGTATCATCCCGGATGCAGTATTTGCGCGACAATTTCATCCATCCCCCTTTCGATTATGAGCATGAGCTGCTGGAAGCAATCCGCTTCGGCAATGAGCATAGAGCCATGGAAATGCTGCACAGAATCAATGAGCTAGAGGCCGCAGTTCTTGCCGCCTACCCGCTTCGTTCCAAGAAGAATGCCTTGATCGCTTCCTGCACTTTATTTACTCGCGCGATTATTAAGGGCGGTGTTGACCCGGAGGTCGCCTTCCATTTGAGCGATACGGTGATATTGGAAATCGAGAAGATCGTGGATGTCGAGCGGCTCATTCATTTCGAATATGAAATGCTAGTGCAGTTCGTGGCGATGATCCGCTCTGAGAAAGCTGAACTGCCTTACTCACATATCGTGAATCTGGCGATTCGCTATATCCGCGAGCATATCTTCGAGGAACTGACCCTGCATAAGATTGCCGATGTTCTCAAGGTTCATCCCAGCTATTTGTCAGACCGCTTCAAACGGGAGACTGGCTCACCGCTCACCACGTTCATTAACCGTCGTAAGATCGAAGAATCCAAGCACCTATTGATCCATACGAATCAATCGATCTCTGAAATTGCCTTTACGTTCAAATTCTGCAATCAGAGTTATTATACGCAGTTGTTCAAAAATTTCACCGGAATGACCCCAAGAAAATTCCGGATTAGCGGCGCAGAGAGAGGGTAG
- a CDS encoding glycoside hydrolase family 65 protein: MTWKISNAELSQQVLLNMESIFALGNGYLGVRGNFEEGYGADMSTIRGTYLNAFHDVIEIPYGEKLFAFPDTQQKLVNNIDAQTILIYLGDEEEPFRLDQGTVTAHERSLHMDRGYAERMVQWRSPDGKEIKLTFRRLVSFTHRELFAIQVRIEPVNYNGPVRIVSTVNGKVTNYTNANDPRVGAGHAERMKVIDTDVQGDMGYVVDETFVSKLRAACVTRHDLSTNADVQLQADEGQVTYTASFTLEEAVTLTKYNLYTDSLRHGEAIVEQGTRLQESLKELSFEQLLAEQTAYLQEYWKSADVVIENDAQLQEGIRFNLFQLLQSAGRDEHSNISAKGLSGEGYEGHYFWDTEIYMFPVFLMTQPEIARQLLLYRYSSLDQARARAREMGHKQGALFPWRTIAGTECSSFFPSGTAQYHISADIAYSYIQYYLAEQDKGFLLSNGAEVLIETARLWAEIGHYYNGAFHIDEVTGPDEYTCCVNNNYYTNVMAKHNLKWAAKSCAILKDYNPAGFKALCVRLGITEEEITAWEKAADAMLLPYDEALGINPQDDTFLRKAVWDFDNTPKEKYPLLLHYHPLTIYRYQVCKQADTVLAHFLLEDEQSEETIERSYDYYEGITTHDSSLSSCIFSIMASKIGNVEKAYEYFIETARLDLDNTHGNTKDGLHMANMGGTWMSIVYGFAGMRLKESGLSLAPAIPQDWQKYAFRLNFRGRLIGVSIGKDSVMLELVEGEAIAIKLYDEEVRLEPGQSVKKALR; encoded by the coding sequence ATGACCTGGAAAATATCAAACGCTGAACTGTCACAGCAAGTTTTGCTCAATATGGAAAGTATTTTTGCACTTGGTAACGGTTACTTGGGAGTGCGCGGCAACTTTGAAGAAGGTTATGGAGCAGATATGTCTACGATTCGTGGTACTTATCTGAATGCTTTTCACGATGTCATTGAAATTCCTTACGGCGAGAAATTGTTCGCCTTTCCTGATACACAACAGAAGCTTGTTAACAATATCGATGCTCAGACGATTCTGATCTATTTGGGTGATGAAGAGGAACCGTTCCGTCTTGATCAAGGAACGGTTACAGCTCATGAACGCAGTCTGCATATGGATAGAGGCTACGCGGAGAGAATGGTGCAGTGGAGATCACCAGATGGCAAAGAGATCAAGCTGACTTTCCGCCGTCTCGTATCCTTTACTCACCGGGAATTGTTTGCAATTCAGGTACGGATCGAGCCAGTAAATTATAATGGCCCGGTGAGAATCGTCTCGACCGTGAACGGTAAAGTGACGAATTATACCAATGCCAATGATCCCCGCGTTGGTGCCGGACATGCCGAAAGGATGAAGGTCATCGATACGGATGTTCAAGGCGATATGGGCTATGTCGTTGATGAGACGTTTGTATCCAAGCTGCGTGCGGCTTGCGTAACCCGTCATGATCTGAGCACCAATGCCGATGTTCAATTGCAGGCTGATGAGGGCCAAGTGACTTACACAGCTTCCTTCACTTTGGAAGAAGCGGTAACTCTGACGAAGTATAACCTGTACACAGACAGCCTCCGCCATGGCGAGGCGATTGTCGAACAAGGGACCCGGCTGCAGGAAAGTCTGAAGGAGCTATCCTTTGAGCAACTGCTAGCTGAACAGACGGCATATTTGCAGGAATATTGGAAATCCGCAGATGTGGTGATCGAGAATGATGCGCAGCTGCAGGAAGGAATCCGCTTCAACCTGTTCCAACTGCTGCAATCGGCGGGCCGGGATGAGCACAGCAATATTTCTGCCAAAGGCTTAAGCGGTGAAGGCTATGAGGGCCATTATTTCTGGGATACGGAAATTTACATGTTCCCGGTATTCCTGATGACACAACCGGAGATTGCCCGTCAACTGTTGCTGTATCGTTATTCTTCACTCGATCAGGCCAGAGCCAGAGCGCGTGAGATGGGGCATAAGCAGGGCGCGTTATTCCCATGGCGCACAATTGCGGGCACAGAGTGCTCCTCGTTCTTCCCGTCGGGAACGGCGCAATATCATATTAGTGCGGATATCGCATACAGCTATATTCAGTATTATCTTGCTGAGCAGGACAAAGGCTTCCTTCTGTCCAATGGCGCAGAGGTGCTGATTGAGACCGCCCGCCTATGGGCTGAGATTGGCCATTATTATAACGGTGCCTTCCATATCGACGAGGTGACCGGACCGGATGAATACACCTGCTGCGTGAACAACAACTATTACACAAATGTGATGGCCAAGCATAACCTGAAGTGGGCGGCCAAGAGCTGTGCGATTCTAAAAGATTATAATCCTGCCGGCTTTAAGGCGCTCTGTGTCCGTCTCGGAATTACTGAAGAGGAGATTACGGCTTGGGAGAAGGCTGCTGATGCTATGTTGCTGCCATATGATGAAGCACTGGGTATAAATCCGCAGGATGATACGTTCCTACGCAAGGCGGTATGGGACTTCGACAACACGCCGAAGGAGAAGTATCCGTTGTTGCTGCACTATCATCCGTTGACCATTTACCGCTATCAAGTGTGTAAACAGGCAGATACGGTGCTGGCTCACTTCCTGCTCGAGGATGAACAGAGCGAAGAGACTATCGAGCGTTCATACGACTACTATGAAGGAATCACGACGCATGATTCTTCCTTGTCCTCCTGTATCTTCAGCATTATGGCGTCGAAAATCGGCAATGTGGAGAAGGCGTATGAGTACTTTATCGAGACCGCGCGTCTGGATCTGGACAATACGCATGGCAATACAAAGGATGGCCTGCATATGGCGAACATGGGCGGCACGTGGATGTCGATTGTATATGGCTTTGCCGGTATGCGTCTGAAGGAGAGCGGCCTTTCACTCGCACCAGCGATTCCGCAGGATTGGCAGAAATATGCTTTCCGCCTTAATTTCCGTGGTCGCCTCATCGGTGTATCGATTGGCAAAGATAGTGTAATGCTTGAACTTGTCGAAGGAGAGGCTATCGCGATTAAGCTTTATGACGAGGAAGTAAGACTGGAGCCAGGACAATCGGTGAAGAAGGCGCTTCGGTAG
- a CDS encoding alpha/beta hydrolase: MTTNIHVISPVDSGITTDSTLYLLHGAGDNSSTWHRLTTIELYAAQYGCTVIMPQVNRSYYTDMEYGLDYFHYVTQELPAFCSRLFKLNDDPQRTYIAGLSMGGYGALKAALTYPDRYAKAVSLSGVTDIQQRLRDPKMELGMAREMQAVFGTELLVKPEQDLYALAAKRIEEGAKLPALLCCCGTEDPFIGMNREFADHMRSTPFDFEYVEGPGTHDWFFWEEHLKTTFEFLFDDKN, translated from the coding sequence ATGACAACTAATATCCATGTGATCTCCCCCGTTGATAGTGGAATTACCACAGATAGTACTTTATATCTGCTGCATGGTGCAGGTGACAATTCGAGTACCTGGCATCGCCTGACTACGATTGAGCTGTATGCAGCCCAATACGGCTGCACGGTTATCATGCCGCAAGTGAATCGCAGCTATTACACCGATATGGAGTATGGCTTGGATTATTTCCATTATGTCACGCAAGAGTTGCCAGCATTTTGTTCTCGTCTGTTCAAGCTGAACGATGATCCGCAGCGCACCTATATTGCAGGCTTGTCCATGGGTGGGTATGGCGCGTTGAAGGCTGCTCTCACTTATCCGGACCGATATGCCAAGGCTGTATCGCTGTCAGGGGTAACCGATATTCAGCAGCGTCTTCGTGATCCGAAGATGGAGCTGGGGATGGCCAGAGAGATGCAGGCTGTCTTTGGAACCGAGCTCCTCGTTAAGCCGGAACAGGACTTATATGCTCTTGCTGCCAAACGGATTGAAGAAGGTGCGAAGCTCCCAGCCCTGCTCTGCTGCTGCGGGACGGAGGATCCCTTCATCGGGATGAACCGTGAGTTCGCCGATCATATGCGGTCTACACCGTTTGACTTCGAGTATGTGGAAGGCCCGGGAACCCATGATTGGTTCTTCTGGGAGGAACATCTCAAGACGACTTTTGAGTTCCTGTTTGATGATAAGAATTAA
- a CDS encoding DUF2524 domain-containing protein — protein MLEDINSNYDCSQSGDDLHQLIQELESLRGQGAASKDIQEHIHRLENQISFIRNKCDIP, from the coding sequence ATGTTAGAGGATATTAATAGCAATTATGACTGCTCTCAATCGGGAGATGATCTTCATCAACTGATACAAGAGCTTGAATCCCTGCGCGGACAAGGCGCAGCGAGCAAGGATATTCAAGAACACATTCATCGTCTTGAGAACCAAATCTCATTTATCAGGAACAAATGCGATATTCCATAA
- a CDS encoding MFS transporter, whose amino-acid sequence MITSSKASKRNYIFQVLTVFIGFLVFGFSENVKGPAIPRIQTNFGLDEMQIGTLLSLNSLGYLLACSFTAILVRKWGVKCVTLISFGSMVASGIFIFLSQSYPALTGSYFFMYLGNGMLEIALAVLGAQIFVKNTGTMMNLSHFFYGLSSTVAPMLASGLMTVTLFGHTLDWRGMYLVVLSLCLIPMIPALLGRFPDQNDSGEERTPIKAFLRDPVMWLLVTILSFGVVSELAVGGWLVNFLEKAYHWDTTAAAGMLSGFFLCFTVARLLVGPIVDRIGFTLSLIILAAFAGVCTFAAILVGEPGAVLFAIAGIGIAPVYPTIMALIAKRYRSNSDTAITFIVTLMGVGSVIGNYLIGAITDGIKRLFMTSQGSELGLLRGLQAGYSFIALCAIICSLASLVLYRHLKRRNELL is encoded by the coding sequence TTGATTACGTCATCAAAAGCTTCAAAGCGCAATTACATATTCCAGGTGCTGACTGTATTTATCGGTTTTCTTGTATTCGGTTTCTCTGAGAACGTTAAGGGCCCAGCCATTCCACGAATTCAGACTAATTTCGGTCTGGACGAGATGCAGATTGGAACGCTGCTGTCGCTGAATTCACTCGGCTACTTATTAGCCTGTTCATTTACCGCCATCCTGGTACGTAAATGGGGCGTCAAATGTGTAACATTAATCTCTTTTGGCTCGATGGTTGCCTCCGGAATTTTCATATTCCTGTCCCAGAGCTATCCTGCGTTAACCGGCTCCTATTTCTTCATGTACCTCGGCAACGGGATGCTGGAGATCGCGCTAGCCGTGCTGGGCGCGCAGATCTTTGTCAAAAATACCGGTACAATGATGAACTTATCGCATTTCTTCTACGGCTTAAGTTCAACGGTCGCCCCGATGCTGGCATCCGGCTTGATGACGGTCACTCTGTTCGGACACACGCTGGATTGGAGAGGCATGTATTTGGTCGTGTTGTCCTTATGTCTTATCCCGATGATCCCGGCCCTGCTTGGACGATTTCCGGACCAGAACGATTCGGGGGAAGAACGCACGCCGATCAAGGCATTTCTGCGCGACCCGGTCATGTGGCTGCTCGTCACCATTTTGTCCTTTGGCGTCGTATCCGAATTGGCCGTAGGCGGATGGCTCGTTAACTTCCTGGAGAAGGCCTATCACTGGGATACGACCGCAGCCGCAGGGATGCTCTCCGGCTTCTTCCTATGCTTCACCGTGGCGCGTCTGCTCGTAGGCCCCATTGTTGACCGGATCGGATTCACGTTATCTTTAATTATTCTGGCGGCCTTCGCAGGAGTATGCACCTTCGCTGCCATCCTGGTCGGCGAGCCAGGAGCGGTTCTGTTCGCGATTGCTGGGATTGGTATCGCTCCGGTATATCCGACCATCATGGCGCTGATCGCCAAGCGATACCGCAGTAACAGCGACACTGCCATTACCTTCATCGTCACGCTGATGGGCGTCGGCAGTGTCATCGGCAACTATCTGATCGGTGCGATTACCGACGGGATCAAACGGCTGTTCATGACCAGCCAAGGCTCAGAGCTCGGCTTACTACGCGGACTGCAGGCCGGATACAGCTTTATCGCTCTGTGTGCGATTATCTGCTCGTTGGCCAGCCTCGTCCTATATCGCCATTTGAAGCGAAGAAACGAGTTGCTCTAA